A genomic stretch from Candidatus Neomarinimicrobiota bacterium includes:
- a CDS encoding alanine:cation symporter family protein, which produces MLGNLGELLNQWTATLSGWISLPLIFILLGSGMFITFSLRWIQIRHLKHSFDVVGGKYDNPEDEGDVTHFQALSAALSSTIGIGNIAGVALAVRLGGPGALFWMWVTALFGMAVKYAECSLSHRFRVIH; this is translated from the coding sequence ATGTTAGGAAACCTTGGAGAACTTCTGAATCAATGGACAGCAACTCTGAGCGGCTGGATATCACTGCCGCTAATCTTTATCCTTCTTGGCTCGGGAATGTTCATCACCTTCAGCCTGAGATGGATTCAGATTCGCCATCTGAAGCACAGTTTCGACGTCGTAGGGGGCAAGTACGACAATCCGGAGGACGAAGGTGACGTTACCCATTTTCAAGCTCTCTCCGCGGCACTCTCCTCCACCATCGGTATCGGCAACATCGCCGGAGTGGCGCTGGCTGTTCGTCTCGGCGGACCGGGAGCCCTGTTCTGGATGTGGGTCACGGCCCTCTTTGGTATGGCCGTAAAATATGCCGAATGCTCTCTCTCTCACCGCTTCCGCGTTATCCATGA
- the lepA gene encoding translation elongation factor 4, giving the protein MKTEFIRNFCIIAHIDHGKSTLADRLLEMTHTLAKRDMKDQVLDDMELERERGITIKSHPIQMHVNHSDGNEYIFNLIDTPGHVDFSYEVSRSLAACEGAILLVDAAQGVEAQTVSHAYVALENELEIIPVLNKVDLPTARPQEVSQQVMDLIGCSEEEILTLSAKTGQGVETLFRAVIKKIPPPADHSNKPVRALVFDSAFDSYRGAIPYIRLFDGIIEPGMTAQFMSTGRQHEITEVGHFILKRMKAERLQSGDVGYVVAGVKDVKELKVGDTITTKENGASEALAGYEEMKPMIFSGLFPVVNDDYERLRDSIEKLRLNDASLVYEPETSTALGFGFRCGFLGLLHMDIVRERLEREFDLNLITTVPNVRYQVVLRGGEIVEIDNPTTLPPAGEIDEIREPYVAAEIITPSEYVGALMKLCQGKRGSYLNTHYFSKTRVQLKYDLPLAEIVFDFYDKLKSVSRGYASFDYEHSGFRASPLQKLDILIGGEVVDALSSITNRETAYQKGRDLCQRLREVIPRQMFEVVIQASIGSKIIARETVRPFRKQVTAKCYGGDITRKRKLWEKQKAGKKRMKQIGRVEVPQEAFLALFQVEQKK; this is encoded by the coding sequence ATGAAAACCGAATTCATTCGCAACTTCTGCATCATAGCTCACATCGACCACGGTAAGTCGACGTTGGCCGACCGCCTGCTGGAGATGACGCACACCCTCGCCAAGCGAGACATGAAGGATCAAGTTCTCGATGATATGGAACTGGAGCGGGAACGCGGCATCACCATCAAGAGCCATCCCATTCAGATGCACGTTAATCACAGCGATGGGAATGAGTACATTTTTAATCTTATAGATACTCCCGGACATGTGGATTTCTCCTACGAAGTTTCCCGCTCCCTGGCGGCCTGTGAAGGCGCAATCCTTCTGGTGGATGCCGCCCAGGGGGTAGAAGCTCAGACTGTGAGTCACGCCTACGTGGCGCTGGAAAACGAACTGGAGATCATTCCTGTCCTCAACAAAGTTGATCTTCCCACGGCGCGTCCGCAAGAGGTCTCGCAGCAGGTGATGGATCTCATCGGCTGTTCCGAGGAGGAGATCCTGACGCTCAGCGCCAAGACGGGACAGGGAGTGGAAACTCTTTTTCGTGCTGTAATCAAAAAGATCCCGCCGCCAGCTGACCATTCAAATAAACCTGTTCGTGCCCTGGTATTCGATTCGGCCTTCGATTCATATCGCGGAGCGATTCCCTACATACGGTTGTTCGATGGCATCATCGAACCGGGAATGACGGCCCAGTTCATGTCAACGGGTCGACAGCACGAAATCACGGAGGTAGGCCACTTTATTCTCAAACGGATGAAGGCCGAGCGGTTGCAGTCCGGCGATGTGGGCTATGTGGTGGCCGGCGTGAAAGATGTTAAGGAGCTGAAAGTTGGAGATACAATTACCACAAAGGAGAATGGGGCTTCGGAAGCACTTGCCGGCTACGAGGAGATGAAGCCGATGATTTTCTCAGGTCTCTTCCCGGTGGTGAACGATGACTACGAACGGCTGCGTGATTCTATCGAAAAACTGAGGCTCAATGATGCATCTCTGGTTTATGAACCGGAGACCTCCACTGCGCTGGGGTTTGGTTTTCGCTGCGGATTTCTAGGACTCCTGCATATGGATATTGTTCGCGAACGGCTTGAGCGAGAGTTCGATCTCAACCTCATTACCACGGTTCCTAACGTCAGATATCAGGTGGTGCTAAGAGGAGGAGAAATCGTCGAAATTGATAATCCCACCACGCTGCCGCCTGCTGGCGAGATCGACGAGATTCGTGAGCCTTACGTGGCGGCAGAGATTATTACACCGTCGGAATACGTCGGTGCTCTTATGAAGCTGTGCCAGGGAAAGCGCGGGAGTTATCTCAATACGCATTACTTCTCCAAGACGCGCGTCCAGCTGAAGTACGATCTCCCGCTGGCGGAAATCGTCTTTGATTTCTATGACAAGCTCAAGTCAGTCTCCCGCGGCTACGCCTCGTTTGACTACGAGCATAGCGGATTCCGGGCCAGCCCATTGCAGAAGCTTGATATCCTCATCGGCGGCGAAGTGGTGGACGCCCTCTCTTCAATCACAAACCGGGAGACAGCATACCAGAAAGGCCGGGATCTGTGCCAACGTCTCCGTGAAGTGATACCGCGGCAGATGTTTGAAGTGGTAATCCAGGCATCTATCGGTTCCAAGATCATCGCCCGCGAGACGGTTCGACCTTTCCGGAAGCAGGTGACGGCTAAGTGTTATGGCGGCGATATAACACGCAAGCGCAAGCTGTGGGAGAAGCAGAAAGCCGGCAAGAAGCGGATGAAACAGATCGGCAGGGTAGAGGTGCCGCAAGAGGCGTTTCTGGCTCTCTTTCAGGTTGAACAGAAAAAGTGA
- a CDS encoding CPBP family glutamic-type intramembrane protease: protein MQNNTSYWTLSRSPYYSFIFTLPLFAVYEVMVLFLSRDQVATLRNGADVLMRQFLALFGAWGAYVLSVAFIIGFMVVFLFQKKNWSITAVRGEYLLQMLLEGTLWGVLLYVVMKYSPVLLMFPSGKMLSQQIVLSIGAGLYEEFVFRVFAIALISQILKFIFLWKKVWRILAAIFISACLFSGFHFVGAFGEPFNLMLFFYRLFAGVLLGSLYVTRGFGITAYAHMVYDFVVVFNLTIR, encoded by the coding sequence ATGCAGAATAATACCAGCTACTGGACTCTTTCCCGCTCACCATACTACAGCTTTATTTTTACACTGCCCCTTTTTGCTGTCTACGAGGTCATGGTTCTTTTCTTGAGCCGTGACCAGGTGGCTACTCTGCGCAACGGCGCCGACGTCCTCATGAGACAGTTTCTGGCACTGTTTGGCGCGTGGGGTGCGTACGTTCTCAGCGTAGCGTTCATCATCGGGTTTATGGTTGTTTTTCTTTTCCAAAAGAAGAATTGGAGCATCACTGCTGTCCGTGGCGAGTACCTGCTGCAGATGCTGCTGGAGGGGACCCTTTGGGGAGTGTTGCTTTATGTTGTGATGAAATACTCTCCCGTTTTACTCATGTTTCCGTCCGGTAAGATGCTTTCACAGCAGATCGTCCTCTCCATCGGTGCCGGGCTGTACGAAGAGTTTGTCTTTCGCGTGTTCGCCATCGCCCTTATTTCACAGATCCTTAAATTCATTTTCCTCTGGAAAAAAGTGTGGCGTATTCTGGCAGCCATCTTTATTTCCGCTTGTCTCTTCTCAGGATTTCATTTCGTCGGTGCCTTTGGCGAACCGTTCAACCTGATGCTATTCTTTTATCGACTATTCGCTGGTGTTTTGCTCGGTTCACTTTATGTGACGCGGGGATTTGGGATCACCGCTTACGCCCACATGGTTTATGATTTTGTAGTAGTTTTTAATTTGACGATAAGATGA
- the amrB gene encoding AmmeMemoRadiSam system protein B produces MVTRAAAVAGMFYPDNLDVLSRQIETYLSEVPEHDGPAPVGIIVPHAGYIYSGPVAASAYACLRGCSFHKVAVFAPSHFDAFEGLSIYSGDAMYTPLGEVEVAVEERERLCQEHGAVSSDLGHGSEHALEVQLPFLQKVLEPGWQLIPIVMGLQNRETAKQATAIIREYLQSQILVVISSDLSHYYPYNTAKRIDGRFCKMIESGNLDELWTASRKREVEACGFGSVFALLSVVKERNNIVIEILDYRNSGDTAGSKDQVVGYCAAGVFERS; encoded by the coding sequence ATGGTAACAAGAGCAGCGGCTGTGGCGGGAATGTTCTATCCCGACAATCTTGACGTCTTGTCCCGTCAGATAGAAACATACCTCAGTGAAGTACCGGAACATGATGGACCCGCTCCCGTGGGGATCATCGTGCCGCACGCCGGTTATATCTATTCCGGTCCGGTAGCTGCCAGTGCCTACGCATGCCTTCGAGGATGCTCCTTCCACAAGGTCGCCGTCTTTGCACCCAGTCACTTTGATGCCTTTGAGGGACTCTCCATCTATTCAGGTGATGCCATGTACACACCGTTGGGGGAAGTAGAGGTGGCGGTGGAAGAAAGAGAACGGCTTTGCCAAGAGCACGGCGCCGTCAGCTCAGACCTCGGCCACGGAAGCGAACACGCACTGGAGGTACAACTACCGTTCCTACAGAAGGTTCTCGAGCCGGGGTGGCAGCTCATCCCCATCGTTATGGGCCTCCAGAATCGGGAAACGGCGAAGCAGGCGACGGCAATTATTAGGGAATATTTGCAGTCACAAATTCTTGTGGTCATCTCTTCCGATCTGTCACATTACTATCCCTACAATACGGCAAAGCGGATAGACGGTCGCTTCTGTAAAATGATAGAATCGGGTAACCTGGATGAATTGTGGACTGCTTCCAGAAAACGCGAAGTGGAGGCGTGTGGCTTTGGTTCGGTCTTCGCCTTACTCTCAGTGGTGAAGGAGCGTAACAATATAGTGATTGAGATTCTCGATTATAGGAACTCGGGGGATACCGCCGGTTCAAAGGATCAAGTGGTGGGCTATTGTGCTGCAGGGGTGTTTGAAAGATCGTGA
- a CDS encoding zinc ribbon domain-containing protein → MIRNALSFVFLAGFLAAQSVAETPFENFVVAVWPEYDHPGVLVICTGTVKSDRLPLTLEVRVPDETTVVMAVGQSDTVSDLSPVDLVQRAGGQWVDLTVVRNSFQLEYYFNPFTASENRQVKITLQLNQPLADYHIAIQHPLAAQGFTFSEKEMETFSDEHVTYSRTHLPSLAAGSAKEISFSYRNPSGRLSVALLQEMLGGDQSSPSATSGGREKISRFRLPTYEPLTVLGLLAVAVGFLFWRSNSKSTPPSTGDAQKKFCHQCGTKVKESDRFCSGCGSKLP, encoded by the coding sequence ATGATTAGAAACGCATTATCTTTTGTCTTTTTAGCGGGTTTTCTTGCGGCGCAATCCGTAGCCGAGACACCATTCGAAAATTTTGTTGTTGCCGTCTGGCCTGAATATGACCATCCCGGCGTCCTTGTAATCTGTACAGGGACTGTAAAAAGTGACAGGTTACCTCTGACACTGGAGGTTCGTGTGCCCGATGAAACCACAGTCGTCATGGCAGTGGGACAGAGCGATACGGTGAGTGACTTGAGCCCCGTTGATCTTGTGCAGAGAGCTGGTGGTCAATGGGTCGATCTAACTGTGGTGCGCAACAGTTTTCAGCTAGAATACTACTTCAATCCGTTTACTGCATCAGAAAATCGCCAAGTGAAGATCACACTGCAACTCAATCAACCCCTTGCCGATTATCACATCGCCATTCAGCACCCTCTTGCCGCCCAGGGATTTACCTTTTCCGAGAAGGAGATGGAGACGTTTTCCGACGAACACGTGACGTACTCCCGCACACATCTCCCGTCTCTTGCGGCGGGATCCGCGAAAGAGATATCCTTTTCCTATCGCAATCCTTCAGGAAGACTCAGTGTCGCTCTCTTACAGGAGATGCTGGGGGGTGACCAATCGTCTCCTTCCGCGACAAGCGGCGGCCGGGAAAAGATATCACGCTTTCGCCTCCCTACTTATGAACCGCTCACCGTATTAGGACTGCTCGCGGTCGCTGTCGGATTCCTTTTCTGGCGATCCAATTCAAAATCGACACCTCCTTCGACCGGTGATGCGCAGAAGAAATTCTGTCATCAGTGTGGTACTAAGGTCAAGGAAAGTGATCGGTTTTGTTCAGGATGCGGTAGTAAGTTGCCGTGA
- the lgt gene encoding prolipoprotein diacylglyceryl transferase codes for MRPFLFEIGPLKIPSYGFMLATAFLIDYYLLHKDLKRRGRNPELAGDLVFWAAIGGIVGSKIYYMIENHRAFAYDPLGMIFSGSGLVFLGGLAGGMLAVTLLLRKKNLPWLEFADIVAPLLILGYAVGRIGCFMVGDDYGVASSLPWAMTFPKGSPPTTIPVHPTQLYETLAGLGIFALLWNLRTKIQTVGILFSIYLILAGTERFLIEFIRTTNKYLFGLSGAQLISIILFLTGSYLIFRFSSKHDQEPAVKAEA; via the coding sequence GTGAGACCTTTCCTTTTCGAAATCGGTCCCCTCAAAATTCCGTCCTACGGATTCATGCTTGCTACGGCGTTCCTGATCGATTACTATCTTTTGCACAAAGATCTGAAGAGGAGAGGACGCAATCCCGAACTTGCCGGGGATCTCGTGTTCTGGGCTGCCATCGGCGGTATTGTCGGCTCAAAGATCTACTACATGATAGAGAATCATCGCGCTTTTGCCTACGATCCGCTCGGCATGATCTTCAGCGGTTCCGGTCTCGTCTTCCTGGGCGGACTGGCGGGAGGGATGCTGGCGGTTACTCTGCTCCTTAGAAAGAAAAATCTGCCGTGGCTAGAGTTTGCCGATATTGTGGCGCCGCTGTTGATTCTCGGTTATGCCGTCGGCCGCATCGGGTGCTTCATGGTGGGAGATGATTACGGTGTCGCCAGCAGTCTGCCGTGGGCTATGACTTTTCCAAAAGGGAGTCCACCTACCACGATTCCCGTCCATCCAACACAACTCTATGAGACATTGGCGGGTCTCGGAATCTTTGCACTGTTATGGAATCTGAGAACGAAGATTCAAACTGTTGGAATACTCTTTTCCATCTATCTCATTCTTGCTGGAACGGAACGCTTCCTCATCGAATTCATCAGAACAACCAACAAGTACCTGTTTGGCCTGTCTGGCGCACAACTTATCTCAATCATTTTGTTCCTCACGGGTAGTTATCTCATCTTTAGATTCAGTTCAAAGCATGACCAAGAACCAGCCGTCAAGGCGGAGGCCTGA